ATCAAAAGCCGGCGGGCCCGACTACCTTCTCCAGTTCGTGGAGCCCAGGACCATCACGGAAAACACCATCCGTCGCGGCTTTGCCCCCCCCGATCCTGACTCTTGATGAAGCCAAGCCGACGTCGAATGACGTCTGCCGCGTCGACCCTCAGGCGCCGGTCGTGACGAGGAAGCCCAGAATTTCCCCGTTATCGAGGACCGGCCGGCACAGCAGGCGATGCTCTCCGTTGGCGAGCCTCACCTCGGTGGCCGCTGCCGTCTGGAGCGAATCTCGCGACGTCTGCGAAAGGAATCGTTCAAAGACAGCGCGGTCCCCAGGCGTCAGCAGATCGGTGAACACCAGACCGGTCACCTCTGCCTCAGACCGCCCGAGCACCCGCAAAGCCATGAGATTTGCCGAGAGGACCTTGGCGTGGGTGTCGAGCTCGATGACCACCTCGGAGAGCGAGTGGACGAGCCGTTGGCGATACTGGTTCAACGCAAACAGTTCACTCACGATCTGGCGTGAGCGGAACCCTTCGAAGCCAAAAATCCGCTGTGGCGACTGACGCCCCCGGCGGCTGCTCTGCACCGACTTGATGGCGTCGAGGATGTTGGGAAAGACGACCGTCAGCGGGCCCTTGGCGACGTAGGCGTCGGCGCTCAAGCCGGGAAGCTTGGCCACATCCTGCGGCCCCAGCGCCGTAAACGCAATAATGGGCAGCAAGCGGCCCCGCTCGTCTTGCCTGATCAGGCGACAGAGCTCGTGCCCGTCGATTTTGGGAAGGACAACGTCCACAATGGCCAGGTCAAA
This portion of the Candidatus Methylomirabilota bacterium genome encodes:
- a CDS encoding response regulator, which produces MPEGRRILMVDDDALILEAVADMLTARDYQVTKAMDGLEALEQFRGNPFDLAIVDVVLPKIDGHELCRLIRQDERGRLLPIIAFTALGPQDVAKLPGLSADAYVAKGPLTVVFPNILDAIKSVQSSRRGRQSPQRIFGFEGFRSRQIVSELFALNQYRQRLVHSLSEVVIELDTHAKVLSANLMALRVLGRSEAEVTGLVFTDLLTPGDRAVFERFLSQTSRDSLQTAAATEVRLANGEHRLLCRPVLDNGEILGFLVTTGA